The Alphaproteobacteria bacterium genome contains a region encoding:
- a CDS encoding pyridoxamine 5'-phosphate oxidase family protein produces MTKHLLTTVEQLEAHYGQPAGAAVWKEIEHINAQYRAFIEAAPFFVLASVGPEGVDCSPRGDAPGFVRVADARTLMIPDRRGNNRIDSLRNIVRDPRVSLLFLIPGVGETFRVIGRAKISTDPALLDTFVFAGKTPRAVIVVDVERVYFQCSKAIIRSKLWEAETRVDRKSLPSNGTIIAAITQGREGGEEYDRAYPERLRQTIY; encoded by the coding sequence ATGACCAAACACCTCCTCACCACCGTCGAGCAGCTCGAAGCCCATTACGGCCAGCCCGCGGGCGCCGCGGTGTGGAAGGAGATCGAGCACATCAACGCGCAATACCGCGCCTTCATCGAGGCGGCGCCGTTCTTCGTGCTCGCGAGCGTTGGCCCGGAGGGCGTCGACTGCTCGCCGCGCGGCGATGCGCCGGGCTTCGTGCGCGTGGCCGACGCGCGCACGCTGATGATCCCCGACCGGCGCGGCAACAACCGCATCGACTCACTGCGCAACATCGTGCGCGACCCGCGCGTGTCGCTGCTGTTTCTCATCCCAGGCGTCGGCGAGACATTCCGCGTCATCGGCCGCGCCAAAATCTCGACCGATCCGGCGCTGCTCGACACCTTTGTCTTCGCCGGCAAGACTCCGCGGGCGGTGATCGTCGTCGATGTCGAGCGCGTCTACTTCCAGTGCTCCAAGGCGATCATCCGCTCGAAACTCTGGGAGGCGGAAACCAGGGTCGACCGCAAGAGCCTGCCGAGCAACGGCACCATCATCGCGGCGATCACGCAGGGGCGAGAGGGCGGCGAGGAGTACGACCGGGCGTATCCGGAGCGGCTGAGGCAGACGATTTATTAG